One segment of Anatilimnocola aggregata DNA contains the following:
- a CDS encoding IS1 family transposase, translating into MIASACTHEKLAKHGKDRKGNQRWKCCRCNVTVVREMERPLGNMRLEMDKAVAVLKMLLEGMSIRACERITGVNRDTICDLVLHVGQNCDRFLKDGIRGVKAKYIELDEIWSFVGCKAKAAVGKENSEEMGDSWTWLAIDADSKLILSHAVGKRDVNTCDAFLSQLNRATVGRTQVTSDGFSTYTHGVPMHMGSRVDFAQIIKSYSSSQSETRYSPATISNIEKVPRFGNPDEAHISTSYSERLNLSVRMHNRRFTRLTNAHSKSAEHHSAAVSLFVAFYNYCRKHESCGKGKQTPAMAAGLTDHVWSIKELLKATVN; encoded by the coding sequence ATGATCGCTTCTGCCTGCACCCACGAAAAACTCGCCAAGCACGGTAAGGATCGCAAGGGCAATCAACGCTGGAAGTGCTGCCGCTGCAATGTCACTGTCGTTCGCGAAATGGAACGCCCTCTCGGCAACATGCGATTGGAAATGGACAAGGCCGTCGCTGTCCTGAAGATGCTGCTGGAAGGTATGAGCATCCGCGCTTGTGAGCGAATCACTGGCGTTAACCGCGACACTATCTGCGACCTGGTTCTCCACGTTGGCCAGAACTGCGACCGCTTTCTGAAGGATGGCATTCGCGGCGTGAAAGCTAAGTACATCGAGCTGGACGAAATCTGGAGCTTTGTCGGTTGCAAAGCCAAGGCAGCAGTTGGCAAAGAGAACAGCGAAGAAATGGGCGACTCTTGGACTTGGCTCGCGATTGATGCCGACAGCAAACTGATTCTCTCGCACGCTGTCGGCAAGCGTGACGTGAATACCTGCGATGCTTTCCTCTCGCAACTCAACCGCGCTACCGTTGGCCGCACTCAAGTGACCAGCGATGGTTTCAGCACCTACACCCACGGCGTACCCATGCACATGGGTTCGCGGGTAGACTTCGCCCAGATCATCAAGAGCTACAGCAGCAGCCAATCGGAAACCCGCTACAGCCCAGCCACGATAAGCAACATCGAGAAGGTGCCACGCTTCGGCAATCCTGACGAGGCCCACATCAGCACTAGCTACAGCGAACGGCTCAACTTGTCGGTGCGTATGCACAATCGCCGGTTCACGCGGTTGACGAATGCCCACAGCAAAAGCGCCGAACACCACTCGGCAGCGGTCAGCCTATTTGTGGCGTTCTACAACTACTGCCGCAAGCACGAATCGTGCGGCAAGGGCAAGCAGACTCCCGCGATGGCTGCGGGGCTGACTGACCACGTGTGGTCGATCAAGGAATTATTGAAAGCGACGGTGAATTAG
- a CDS encoding ComEC/Rec2 family competence protein, whose protein sequence is MLSIVVWIPITLAMYTGFAVLIVGPLVPPLGQLLGSVCDANLWAIEYCIAQGQRPWGNHVWSPPPPWWWVAVFYTVFLAWAFLPQWKSRRFWGMTLLISWFAAGLFLSTSPLPNLGTNEQAGLRCTFVAVGHGTSVLVETSDGRNLLYDAGKLGSPVGAARPISALLWSRGITRLDSIVISHADADHFNAVPDLLQRYQVGEILVSPFMFERLDQPAVRTLKDVIDKSQVPVRTITSSDRLQLGDDVDVEILHPTPQGVIGSDNAHSLVVLLQYAGRKVLLPGDLESPGLDHVLAELPIDCDIVMTPHHGSKRSDPRGTVRLEPHTESNS, encoded by the coding sequence TTGCTCAGCATCGTCGTATGGATTCCCATCACGCTGGCGATGTACACCGGCTTCGCGGTGCTGATTGTGGGGCCACTCGTTCCTCCCCTGGGGCAACTTCTGGGCAGCGTGTGCGACGCGAATCTTTGGGCGATCGAGTACTGCATCGCCCAGGGGCAGCGACCGTGGGGAAACCATGTCTGGTCGCCACCGCCGCCTTGGTGGTGGGTAGCTGTTTTCTATACGGTTTTTCTGGCCTGGGCCTTCCTGCCGCAATGGAAATCGAGACGCTTCTGGGGAATGACCCTGTTGATTAGCTGGTTTGCCGCGGGCCTGTTTCTGTCGACGTCGCCGTTGCCAAACCTGGGGACGAACGAGCAGGCTGGACTTCGCTGCACGTTTGTCGCCGTGGGGCACGGCACGAGCGTTTTGGTCGAAACGAGCGACGGGCGCAATTTGCTCTACGACGCTGGCAAGCTGGGCTCGCCCGTGGGAGCCGCCCGGCCGATCTCGGCACTTCTTTGGTCGCGCGGGATCACGCGGCTCGATAGCATCGTCATCTCGCATGCCGACGCCGATCACTTTAACGCCGTTCCCGACTTGCTGCAGCGGTATCAAGTTGGCGAAATCCTCGTCTCGCCATTCATGTTCGAAAGGCTCGACCAGCCTGCGGTGCGCACCCTGAAAGACGTGATCGACAAATCTCAGGTTCCGGTGCGCACGATCACTTCGAGCGATCGTCTGCAGCTGGGTGACGACGTCGATGTAGAGATTTTGCATCCCACACCGCAAGGTGTGATCGGCAGCGACAACGCTCATAGCCTGGTGGTGCTGCTGCAATATGCGGGGCGAAAAGTGCTTCTCCCGGGCGACCTCGAATCTCCCGGTCTCGATCACGTCCTGGCAGAGCTGCCCATCGATTGCGATATCGTGATGACTCCCCATCATGGCTCGAAACGGAGCGACCCGCGTGGTACTGTCCGACTAGAACCACACACGGAATCTAACTCCTGA
- a CDS encoding helix-turn-helix domain-containing protein — protein sequence MPKPTSPSEFVQLRNRARERRDNAIAQIRSEYEETLATIADLEQRLLGRAIPDKATLTSAVESVIPRDEQFTIADVMRALESQDPGRVWPKASVHRHITKLRELGLIRRVRRHNVNQPAIYIRSDDAKPTPNDKALREVIAEVVNKPMRTAEVVAAVLETGWQTQMIPAHFRTHVKAKLRQAGFREVSGKWGKG from the coding sequence ATGCCAAAACCAACCAGCCCTTCCGAATTCGTCCAACTTCGCAACCGCGCACGCGAGCGCCGAGACAATGCCATCGCGCAGATTCGCAGCGAGTACGAAGAGACCCTAGCCACGATTGCCGACCTAGAGCAGCGACTACTAGGCCGCGCGATCCCCGATAAAGCCACGCTCACGAGTGCCGTGGAAAGCGTCATCCCACGCGACGAGCAGTTCACCATTGCCGACGTGATGCGTGCGCTGGAGTCGCAAGACCCTGGGCGAGTCTGGCCGAAGGCGAGCGTACATCGGCACATCACGAAGCTACGCGAGCTTGGATTGATTCGCCGCGTGCGCCGGCACAACGTCAACCAGCCGGCTATCTACATTCGCAGCGACGACGCGAAGCCAACACCGAACGATAAGGCACTGCGGGAAGTGATTGCGGAAGTTGTTAACAAGCCCATGCGCACGGCGGAAGTGGTAGCGGCAGTGCTAGAGACTGGTTGGCAGACCCAGATGATTCCGGCCCACTTCCGCACGCACGTTAAGGCGAAGCTGCGGCAGGCGGGGTTCAGGGAGGTGAGTGGGAAGTGGGGGAAAGGCTAA
- a CDS encoding ribbon-helix-helix domain-containing protein, with protein MGKKKTHGGKRAGAGRKEKDPSEKSVAVTVTVPNELVVQLDELREKEGWNRSQAFAEAIRWLLGKKS; from the coding sequence ATGGGGAAAAAGAAAACCCACGGCGGAAAACGTGCTGGCGCTGGGCGCAAGGAAAAAGACCCCAGCGAGAAATCGGTGGCTGTAACGGTGACTGTGCCGAACGAGCTGGTAGTCCAACTGGACGAGTTGCGTGAGAAAGAGGGCTGGAACCGCTCTCAGGCATTCGCAGAGGCTATTCGCTGGTTGCTAGGCAAGAAGTCCTAG
- a CDS encoding IS1/IS1595 family N-terminal zinc-binding domain-containing protein, whose translation MIAITCKHEQLVKRGKDARGNQRFKCCSCGASVVRHEGGKPLGNMRLEMAKAIIVLKLLLEGMSIRACERITSVNRDTICDLVLTLGQKCDTFLENTVQGVQAKYIELDEIWAFSGCKAKTAKEKNYGPEMGDVWTWFAIDAQSKMILSHKTGKRDQVTGDEFLRRLNNATVGRTQVTSDGFSAYTYGVPSAMGSRVDFAQLIKHYAGSQNETRYSPAQIVGTEVVPRFGNPDEAHVSTSYSERLNLSVRMHNRRLTRLTNAHSKSAEHHSAMLSIFTAFYNYCRKHESCGKGKQTPAMAAGLTDHVWSVKELLEAAA comes from the coding sequence ATGATCGCCATAACCTGCAAGCACGAACAACTAGTCAAGCGTGGTAAAGATGCTCGCGGCAATCAACGCTTCAAGTGCTGCAGCTGCGGCGCTTCAGTTGTTCGCCACGAAGGTGGCAAGCCTCTCGGCAACATGCGTCTTGAAATGGCGAAAGCAATCATCGTTCTCAAGTTGCTGCTGGAAGGCATGAGCATTCGCGCTTGCGAACGTATCACCAGCGTGAATCGCGATACGATCTGCGACCTGGTTCTAACGCTCGGCCAGAAGTGCGATACGTTCCTTGAGAACACCGTTCAAGGCGTGCAAGCCAAGTACATCGAGCTTGATGAAATCTGGGCATTCTCTGGATGCAAGGCGAAGACCGCGAAGGAAAAAAACTACGGTCCTGAAATGGGAGACGTGTGGACGTGGTTCGCGATTGATGCCCAATCGAAAATGATTCTCTCGCACAAGACTGGCAAACGCGATCAAGTTACTGGCGATGAATTCCTTCGCCGCCTGAACAATGCGACCGTTGGCCGCACGCAAGTTACGAGCGATGGCTTCAGCGCCTACACCTACGGCGTGCCGAGTGCGATGGGTTCGCGGGTAGACTTCGCTCAGCTGATTAAGCACTACGCTGGCTCGCAGAACGAAACCCGCTACAGCCCGGCTCAGATAGTGGGGACCGAAGTTGTGCCACGTTTCGGCAACCCCGATGAAGCGCACGTCAGCACGAGCTACAGCGAACGATTGAACCTCTCGGTGCGCATGCACAATCGTCGCCTGACTCGCTTGACGAATGCCCACAGCAAGAGCGCCGAACACCACAGCGCGATGCTGAGTATCTTCACCGCGTTCTACAACTACTGCCGCAAGCACGAATCGTGCGGCAAGGGAAAGCAAACGCCAGCGATGGCTGCAGGGCTGACCGACCATGTGTGGTCGGTCAAGGAGTTGCTGGAAGCAGCGGCTTAG
- a CDS encoding ComEC/Rec2 family competence protein, producing the protein MTSEVAAFTNADPRRAVYHPCLLLLVACGTGMVSDRYWPLAPTVWYLTACLALATWCALWFRRRQLIATYVLLLAVAAAGGAWHHDYWRLVQHDEVGLCVTEEIRPLACEGVAITSPRWSPAPPLHAMRSIPKGDETELLVWLTSVREGATWRPASGYAMLDVDGHLLGVRAGDRVRMLVLSSQPMEPLNPGEFDYAAYERSRRVFCRLRGLFPESVTVVERGSIWSWRMWLSRLRESGNGILRQHISYQRSTLAAALLLGAREQLDPERNEGFLVTGTIHVLSISGLHVGILAYGFWLLFRTGLFGRQFMLYAAIVLVSLYCLLTDSQPPIVRSTILVVTACLAALRGRQALGYNALAFAGLVVLALNPASLFQAGSQLSFLSVAAMILFSSWLSKPVIGDPLDQLIASSRPWPIRLTRAFTGEVWRVWLTGVIVWTVTMPLVWLQYSRYCPNTVDMKTEPAPA; encoded by the coding sequence ATGACAAGCGAAGTTGCAGCCTTCACGAATGCCGACCCGCGCCGGGCAGTCTATCACCCGTGCCTCTTGCTCTTAGTTGCCTGCGGAACGGGCATGGTCAGCGATCGCTACTGGCCACTTGCGCCAACGGTCTGGTACCTCACTGCCTGTCTGGCGCTCGCCACTTGGTGTGCGCTGTGGTTTCGTAGGCGGCAGTTGATCGCGACTTATGTTTTGCTGCTGGCCGTCGCCGCAGCGGGTGGCGCGTGGCATCACGACTATTGGCGACTCGTACAGCACGACGAAGTGGGCCTGTGCGTGACCGAAGAGATTCGCCCGCTGGCCTGCGAAGGAGTAGCGATCACTTCGCCTCGCTGGTCACCGGCGCCGCCGCTGCATGCGATGCGATCTATTCCCAAAGGAGACGAAACGGAACTTCTCGTGTGGTTAACGAGCGTGCGGGAAGGAGCGACCTGGCGGCCTGCCAGTGGCTATGCCATGCTCGACGTCGACGGCCATCTGCTCGGTGTGCGGGCCGGCGATCGCGTCCGCATGCTGGTCCTTTCCAGCCAACCGATGGAACCGCTCAATCCGGGCGAGTTTGACTATGCAGCCTACGAGCGGAGCCGCCGAGTCTTTTGCCGCCTGCGCGGACTTTTTCCCGAAAGTGTGACCGTAGTCGAACGCGGCTCGATTTGGTCCTGGCGAATGTGGCTCTCGCGCCTGCGCGAATCGGGCAACGGCATCCTCCGCCAACACATCAGCTATCAACGTTCGACGCTGGCCGCCGCATTACTCCTGGGTGCGCGCGAACAACTCGACCCGGAACGTAACGAAGGCTTTCTCGTCACGGGGACGATCCACGTACTTTCTATTTCGGGTTTGCATGTAGGCATTCTCGCTTATGGTTTTTGGCTACTGTTTCGCACCGGCCTCTTTGGTCGTCAGTTCATGCTCTACGCGGCGATTGTGCTCGTTAGCCTCTACTGCTTGCTTACCGATTCGCAGCCGCCGATTGTTCGCTCTACCATCCTGGTGGTGACAGCTTGCCTGGCCGCCCTCCGCGGACGACAAGCACTGGGCTACAACGCGCTGGCCTTTGCGGGGCTCGTCGTTCTGGCGCTGAATCCGGCATCGCTTTTTCAAGCTGGGTCGCAATTGTCGTTTCTCTCTGTGGCCGCCATGATTCTGTTTTCGTCGTGGCTGTCGAAGCCCGTCATTGGCGATCCCCTCGATCAACTCATCGCCAGCTCGCGTCCTTGGCCGATTCGATTGACTCGTGCATTCACCGGCGAAGTCTGGCGCGTCTGGCTGACAGGTGTGATCGTTTGGACGGTGACCATGCCGCTGGTGTGGCTGCAATACAGCCGGTACTGTCCGAACACTGTGGATATGAAAACCGAACCCGCGCCGGCTTAG
- a CDS encoding glycosyltransferase, with protein MSSPAVTVVVTTYQMPEHLRRVLAAVEMQTVASQMEVVVSDDGSTDETPEVVARFAARGSFPVKYTTLPHDGFQLSRTRNQGVRLATAPHIVFLDGDCLVEPDHVEQHLKSWRQNCVTNTYCVRLDEPTSQQVTVDAIRSKEYLKWVPKSELRKLTMMQWKAWFHRALGNSRKPALRGGNMGIAKADYLRVNGYDQRFKAWGKEDDDLGMRLRALGMKVDYILHRTRTYHLWHPPADGKQQKYKEGENYRYFTRKIRLTKCLAGLSDRSANQVTVRLNGTAADFADARRWVQAAEFAIVRDSSQRVDLEMALAREGRFTRHCDCRVLIAGDAAGQVNAANKGADVVLSADGSLGREHQVRLPLNEIASFYAALGFADPLAQVARREKWAA; from the coding sequence ATGTCTTCGCCCGCTGTTACGGTTGTCGTCACCACCTATCAAATGCCCGAGCACTTGCGGCGGGTGCTAGCTGCTGTCGAAATGCAGACCGTGGCTAGTCAAATGGAAGTGGTCGTCTCCGATGACGGTTCGACCGATGAGACGCCGGAAGTCGTTGCCCGGTTCGCTGCGCGGGGATCGTTTCCCGTCAAATACACCACACTCCCTCACGATGGCTTTCAACTTTCGCGCACCCGAAATCAAGGCGTGCGATTGGCCACTGCTCCCCACATTGTTTTTCTTGACGGCGACTGCCTGGTCGAGCCCGATCACGTCGAGCAGCATCTCAAAAGCTGGCGGCAGAACTGCGTGACGAACACCTACTGTGTGCGGCTGGACGAACCCACCTCGCAGCAAGTGACCGTCGATGCAATTCGCAGCAAAGAGTATCTAAAGTGGGTGCCGAAAAGTGAGCTGCGCAAATTGACCATGATGCAATGGAAGGCCTGGTTTCATCGGGCCCTCGGCAACTCGCGCAAGCCGGCGCTACGGGGCGGTAATATGGGCATCGCGAAGGCTGACTACCTGCGCGTGAATGGCTACGACCAGCGCTTCAAAGCGTGGGGCAAAGAAGACGACGATCTGGGCATGCGACTCCGCGCGCTAGGCATGAAAGTCGATTACATTCTGCACCGCACGCGGACCTACCACCTGTGGCATCCGCCAGCTGACGGCAAGCAGCAAAAGTACAAAGAGGGTGAGAATTACAGATACTTCACGCGCAAGATTCGGCTGACGAAATGCCTCGCCGGTCTGAGTGACCGCAGTGCGAACCAAGTGACGGTGCGATTGAATGGCACCGCAGCAGACTTCGCCGACGCTCGCCGCTGGGTACAAGCAGCGGAGTTCGCCATCGTGCGCGATAGTAGCCAGCGCGTGGATCTGGAAATGGCTCTGGCGCGCGAGGGGCGATTCACCCGCCACTGCGATTGCCGGGTGCTGATTGCCGGCGATGCGGCGGGACAGGTGAACGCGGCGAATAAGGGGGCCGATGTGGTCCTCTCCGCTGATGGTTCACTCGGCCGCGAACATCAAGTACGCTTACCGCTGAATGAAATCGCCAGTTTTTATGCAGCCCTCGGCTTCGCCGACCCGCTGGCGCAGGTTGCCCGCCGGGAGAAGTGGGCTGCCTAG
- a CDS encoding GNAT family N-acetyltransferase, with product MSLEIRDFRPADLEPLRWIYLRSRAEAFVWLEPNSLLLQDFDVATQEEPILVAEQAGTIAGFVSWWPPENFIHNLFIDPAFTRQGIGRALLVECLTRIGRPATLKCVQQNANACAFYRALGWTIAAEGTGDHGAYFLMRKDAEK from the coding sequence ATGAGCCTTGAAATTCGCGATTTTCGACCGGCAGACCTCGAACCGCTCCGCTGGATCTATCTGCGCTCGCGGGCTGAAGCGTTTGTGTGGCTCGAACCGAATTCGCTGCTACTACAGGACTTCGACGTGGCCACCCAAGAGGAGCCGATTCTGGTTGCCGAACAGGCTGGGACGATTGCCGGGTTCGTCTCGTGGTGGCCGCCGGAGAATTTCATCCACAACCTGTTTATCGATCCAGCCTTCACCCGGCAGGGTATCGGTCGGGCACTGCTAGTCGAATGCTTAACCCGAATTGGCCGGCCCGCGACGCTGAAATGCGTGCAGCAGAACGCGAATGCCTGCGCGTTCTATCGCGCGCTAGGTTGGACGATTGCCGCCGAAGGAACCGGCGACCACGGAGCGTACTTCCTGATGCGGAAGGACGCGGAAAAATGA
- a CDS encoding leucine-rich repeat domain-containing protein, whose translation MPRFISAICAVCCLALPTFSLAADLFPDKNLEAAVREQVFEKRNNTMPLVEADVQNIARLDGTGKKIENLAGLEKCRSLAEVLLENNAIVDLTPLKELKNIQSLNLDKNKIVSIEPLADLTGIQFLKIANNQIEDLAPLKKIGALRNLYASNNKIKDISPLVECKKIYSLYLDGNPITDFKPLAELKDLERLDLRNTNISDLSPLAGLTEWKFLFLNYNKVSDLSVLVGMAKKDFEGQKRFAPFWKLYLGDNPLSDAAKTKQLDELKSYGVRVNTESLKW comes from the coding sequence ATGCCGCGATTCATTTCTGCGATCTGCGCCGTTTGCTGCCTGGCATTGCCCACTTTTTCGCTCGCTGCCGATCTATTTCCCGATAAGAACCTGGAAGCGGCCGTGCGCGAGCAGGTGTTCGAGAAGCGGAACAACACGATGCCGCTCGTCGAAGCTGACGTGCAGAACATCGCGCGGCTCGATGGAACCGGCAAGAAGATCGAGAATCTCGCCGGCCTTGAAAAGTGCCGCAGCCTAGCCGAAGTGCTGCTGGAGAATAACGCGATCGTCGACCTGACCCCGCTCAAGGAACTGAAGAATATTCAGTCACTGAATCTGGACAAGAACAAGATCGTCAGCATCGAACCCTTGGCCGATCTGACCGGCATTCAATTCCTGAAGATCGCCAACAACCAGATCGAAGACCTCGCCCCGCTGAAGAAGATCGGTGCCCTGCGGAACCTGTACGCCTCGAACAATAAGATCAAAGACATTTCGCCGCTGGTCGAGTGCAAGAAGATCTACTCGCTCTATCTCGATGGCAACCCAATCACCGATTTCAAGCCGCTGGCTGAACTGAAGGACCTCGAACGACTCGACCTGCGGAACACGAACATTTCGGACCTTTCGCCGCTGGCCGGGCTGACCGAGTGGAAGTTCCTGTTTCTCAACTACAACAAGGTGAGCGATCTTTCTGTCCTGGTCGGCATGGCCAAGAAGGACTTCGAAGGGCAGAAGCGGTTCGCTCCCTTCTGGAAGTTGTACCTGGGTGACAACCCACTGAGCGATGCCGCCAAAACGAAGCAACTCGATGAACTGAAAAGCTACGGCGTGCGGGTGAACACCGAATCGCTGAAGTGGTAG
- a CDS encoding DUF1501 domain-containing protein produces MLNLAGPRQAKLCNGQSRRSFLQIGALGLGGLSLANLLELEAQAGQSQAGQTKSGHKSVIMIYCCGGPPHQDMYDIKIDAPAEVRGEFDPIKTNVPGIEICELMPNMARIMDKLVPIRTIVGARDEHAGYQCYTGHLSSNPAAGGWPHVGSSVSRLQGPTQPGVPPFVSLCYQTQHKPYNEPHGGFLGLGHSAFRPMGEGRDDLVLQGIDASRLDDRRNLLTNVDNFRRQWDNSRSMDGLDVFTQRAMGILTSSQLFDALDITKEDEKTRARYGYYDPTRAKGDGAPRVPQNLLLARRLVEAGVRVVTINYSFWDWHGGNFKNAKGELPIFDQAVSALVEDLHERGLADNCSVVAWGEFGRTPKINKDVGRDHWPRVSCALLAGGGMKTGQVIGETDRLGGEPASRPVTFEEVHATLYRNLGINLATAPRLFDFRGRPQYLVDPSVKPIKELI; encoded by the coding sequence ATGCTGAATCTCGCCGGCCCTCGTCAGGCCAAACTTTGCAACGGCCAATCGCGGCGCAGCTTTCTGCAAATCGGCGCGCTCGGGCTCGGTGGTTTGTCGTTGGCGAATCTGCTGGAGCTTGAAGCTCAAGCGGGGCAGTCCCAAGCTGGTCAGACCAAGTCAGGTCATAAGTCGGTCATCATGATCTACTGCTGCGGTGGGCCGCCGCATCAAGACATGTACGACATCAAGATCGATGCCCCCGCCGAGGTTCGGGGCGAGTTCGATCCCATCAAGACCAATGTCCCCGGCATCGAAATCTGCGAGCTGATGCCGAACATGGCTCGCATCATGGACAAGTTGGTGCCGATTCGGACCATCGTTGGTGCCCGCGACGAGCACGCCGGCTATCAATGCTATACGGGTCACTTAAGCTCGAATCCAGCAGCTGGTGGCTGGCCGCATGTCGGTTCGTCCGTTTCGCGCCTGCAAGGACCAACGCAACCCGGCGTGCCGCCGTTCGTCAGCCTCTGTTATCAGACTCAACACAAACCGTATAACGAACCGCACGGCGGCTTCCTCGGTCTCGGTCACTCGGCGTTCCGCCCGATGGGTGAAGGTCGCGACGATCTGGTGCTGCAGGGAATCGACGCTTCGCGGCTCGACGACCGCCGCAATCTGCTGACCAATGTCGATAACTTCCGTCGCCAGTGGGACAACTCGCGTTCGATGGACGGGCTCGATGTCTTCACGCAGCGGGCGATGGGCATTCTCACGTCCTCGCAGCTGTTCGATGCCCTCGATATCACCAAGGAAGATGAGAAGACCCGCGCTCGCTACGGCTATTACGATCCGACCCGCGCCAAGGGTGATGGTGCCCCGCGCGTACCGCAGAATCTGCTGCTCGCTCGCCGCCTGGTCGAAGCCGGTGTGCGCGTGGTGACCATCAATTACAGCTTTTGGGATTGGCACGGCGGCAACTTCAAGAACGCCAAGGGGGAACTGCCAATCTTCGATCAAGCGGTATCGGCCCTCGTCGAAGACTTGCACGAACGGGGCCTGGCCGATAATTGCTCCGTCGTGGCCTGGGGCGAATTTGGTCGCACTCCCAAGATCAACAAAGATGTCGGTCGCGATCACTGGCCCCGCGTCAGCTGTGCCCTGCTCGCGGGCGGCGGCATGAAGACCGGCCAGGTAATCGGCGAGACCGACCGGCTCGGTGGCGAACCAGCTTCGCGCCCAGTGACCTTCGAAGAAGTGCATGCGACGCTCTATCGCAATCTGGGGATCAACCTCGCCACTGCCCCGCGCCTCTTCGACTTCCGCGGCCGGCCGCAATACCTCGTCGACCCCAGCGTCAAGCCGATCAAAGAATTGATCTAA
- a CDS encoding DUF3592 domain-containing protein gives MPKIGCGGIFSILFATYWCGITFLADGLFISIAVQQLHRERYSVTQGTVTYSNVKVESDGEVTSYRPEVRFRFQVADKEYEGRQIRYDYSVTRKDRAYEVISNYPILKTVTVYYYPDAPADAVLEKDLEIAGFYGLLFLTPFNAISLGFIGSAIGGWRAQRLGQPLTGVSVQSNGLNTVIRIYKHSPILSAFAAWGGVGFLMIFGVNLLDLVISLESAVILGWLVTLAAPLIAWWQASKHYLQIRHDMLRGMIEIRETDGRVSLLVDKDLQPARYSRSLTTDNDGEKSGWFTVELPFCDPATNDVRTLTLPEQTSQEDAERFVRWLNGQLRIGDTLT, from the coding sequence ATGCCCAAAATTGGTTGCGGCGGCATCTTCTCCATTCTGTTCGCAACTTACTGGTGCGGAATTACATTCCTCGCCGATGGCCTTTTTATCTCAATCGCGGTTCAACAACTGCATAGGGAGCGGTACTCTGTTACGCAGGGTACGGTCACCTACTCCAACGTGAAGGTCGAAAGCGATGGCGAAGTGACCTCCTATCGTCCTGAAGTCCGCTTTCGGTTCCAGGTCGCAGACAAGGAATACGAGGGGAGGCAGATTCGCTACGACTACTCAGTAACTCGCAAGGATCGTGCTTACGAAGTAATCAGCAATTATCCGATCCTGAAGACCGTCACTGTCTACTACTATCCTGACGCCCCTGCAGACGCGGTGCTGGAGAAAGACCTGGAAATTGCTGGTTTCTATGGTTTGCTGTTCTTAACCCCATTTAACGCTATCTCACTTGGATTCATCGGCAGCGCCATCGGCGGATGGCGCGCCCAGCGCCTCGGTCAACCGTTAACCGGAGTTTCGGTCCAAAGTAACGGCCTGAATACGGTTATTCGCATCTACAAACACAGTCCCATCTTGTCCGCGTTCGCAGCTTGGGGTGGGGTCGGTTTTCTGATGATCTTCGGCGTGAACCTGCTGGACTTAGTCATCTCACTTGAATCGGCGGTCATTTTGGGCTGGCTTGTCACACTGGCAGCACCGCTGATTGCCTGGTGGCAAGCGTCAAAGCACTACTTGCAAATTCGCCATGATATGTTGCGCGGCATGATCGAAATCCGCGAAACGGATGGCAGAGTCTCGCTGCTCGTCGACAAAGACCTGCAACCCGCACGCTATTCTCGCAGCCTGACGACTGATAACGATGGCGAAAAAAGTGGATGGTTTACCGTGGAACTGCCGTTTTGCGATCCGGCAACCAACGACGTCCGCACGTTAACTTTGCCGGAACAAACAAGCCAGGAAGATGCCGAACGCTTTGTCCGCTGGCTTAATGGCCAATTGAGAATTGGCGACACACTAACGTAA